In the genome of Candidatus Reidiella endopervernicosa, one region contains:
- the hemH gene encoding ferrochelatase codes for MKRNAQRIGILLSNLGTPDAPTPDALRRYLAEFLSDHRVIDLPRWKWWPILHGIILRVRPQKVAKAYADIWTDNGSPLLHTTNLQAKALQQQLDNHHPDTFEVIVGMRYGNPSIASALQQFHSSGIERIVVLPLYPQYSAATTASTFDAVSGELQQWRHIPALRFIDSYATHPGYINALAASVNKHLEQHGQSDKLLISFHGLPARYCEAGDPYDQQCKATATALAEALSLNSEQWQMSFQSRFGNEPWLQPYTDETLKAWGASEIDSVTAICPGFAADCLETVEEIAVENRDYFLGAGGKQFSYIPALNAEPAHIDALTDIVLQHSGGWIDDNLEQPR; via the coding sequence ATGAAGCGCAACGCGCAACGCATTGGCATCCTTTTATCTAACCTCGGCACACCCGATGCACCCACACCTGATGCACTTCGACGCTACCTTGCCGAGTTCCTCTCTGACCATCGCGTTATCGACCTGCCCCGCTGGAAATGGTGGCCAATACTGCACGGAATCATTCTGCGTGTCCGGCCTCAAAAGGTCGCTAAGGCCTATGCCGACATCTGGACCGACAACGGTTCACCGCTACTGCACACCACGAACCTGCAGGCCAAGGCACTCCAACAGCAACTCGATAACCACCACCCCGACACCTTTGAGGTCATCGTCGGCATGCGTTACGGCAACCCCTCGATCGCCTCGGCGTTACAACAGTTTCACAGCAGCGGTATTGAGCGCATCGTCGTACTACCGCTCTACCCGCAATACTCCGCCGCCACCACCGCCAGTACCTTTGATGCGGTGAGCGGTGAACTGCAGCAGTGGCGTCACATCCCTGCACTCCGCTTTATCGATAGTTATGCGACTCACCCCGGCTATATCAATGCACTTGCAGCAAGCGTTAACAAACATCTGGAGCAGCATGGTCAATCCGACAAACTTTTGATCTCATTCCACGGCCTACCTGCGCGTTACTGCGAAGCGGGTGACCCCTATGATCAGCAGTGCAAGGCCACGGCCACAGCACTTGCAGAGGCTCTATCTCTCAATAGCGAACAGTGGCAGATGAGCTTCCAGTCGCGCTTTGGCAACGAGCCGTGGTTACAGCCCTATACCGACGAGACACTCAAGGCCTGGGGAGCCTCCGAGATCGACAGCGTTACCGCCATCTGCCCCGGTTTTGCTGCCGACTGCCTAGAGACCGTTGAGGAGATCGCGGTGGAGAATCGTGACTACTTCCTGGGCGCAGGTGGCAAACAGTTCAGCTACATTCCCGCCCTTAATGCTGAACCGGCACACATCGACGCGCTCACCGACATCGTGCTGCAGCACAGCGGCGGCTGGATTGATGACAATCTCGAGCAACCTCGATAA
- a CDS encoding putative bifunctional diguanylate cyclase/phosphodiesterase: MSDLRHAIESDQLELYYQPKLNIHTATITGVEALLRWNHPDRGFIPPEEMVKIAERTGLIKQLTLWVLEAALCQCADWVKHGVDLKVAVNLSVLNLQDPELPQQVGGFLEKYKLAADKLSLEITEGAMMADPESAISNLTRLDKMGIRLSVDDFGTGFSSLAYLKRLPVDELKIDKSFVLDMESDENDAAIVRSTIDLAHNLGLKVVAEGVEHHALLTSLSSHGCDVAQGYYIARPMDVKSLNEWMAISYYPAENHVDDQSKMN, encoded by the coding sequence GTGAGTGATCTACGTCATGCCATCGAGAGCGATCAACTTGAGCTCTACTACCAGCCCAAATTAAACATCCATACAGCGACCATCACGGGGGTTGAAGCACTGCTGCGCTGGAACCACCCTGATCGGGGCTTTATTCCTCCCGAAGAGATGGTCAAGATTGCCGAGCGTACCGGCCTGATTAAACAGCTTACGCTCTGGGTACTCGAAGCAGCACTCTGCCAGTGTGCCGATTGGGTTAAGCACGGCGTCGACCTCAAGGTTGCCGTTAACCTCTCCGTGCTCAACCTTCAGGATCCGGAACTACCCCAGCAAGTCGGCGGCTTTCTGGAAAAATACAAACTTGCCGCTGACAAGCTATCTCTGGAAATCACCGAGGGTGCAATGATGGCCGACCCTGAGAGTGCCATCAGTAACCTCACCCGTCTTGATAAGATGGGCATTCGTCTCTCGGTCGATGACTTCGGTACCGGCTTCTCTTCACTCGCCTACTTAAAGCGACTGCCCGTTGATGAGCTGAAGATCGACAAGTCTTTTGTGCTCGACATGGAGAGCGATGAGAATGACGCTGCGATCGTTCGCTCCACCATCGACCTGGCTCACAATCTGGGGCTTAAGGTGGTCGCTGAAGGAGTCGAACACCACGCTCTGCTCACCTCTCTCTCCAGTCACGGCTGCGATGTCGCTCAGGGCTACTACATCGCCCGCCCTATGGATGTTAAATCGCTCAACGAGTGGATGGCTATCAGTTACTACCCCGCTGAAAACCACGTAGATGACCAATCCAAAATGAATTAG
- a CDS encoding GGDEF domain-containing protein produces MSTPNKKMLYSLRQIYLGFAALIGLGVVVLVWGAQIYVLNAGESSTANINTRDALLQHSRQIKRTLWEAYAGVDAYLLKPTPQFHQQVTDNLASAKKHTDLLATVPPIHELNPAAIALTISSELSSLQNHANQLLALRTNGEALYPSFKLIRDVLRIENIKFTTTLSTTIDELNASYIHKDGYQLFLRLNHNWTQLTSSFHLYLANRLSGFNEPGLVGQATDVDELYQQLSRTLYQIREFDRTYRIDLINSSTLDDIEESAMNWYRSFEEIKHIHAGNYWRSDIPLLENHFRPLFNNIVKKLHDFDRQIDASAAYDVGALSNVADNIGNTLWAMTMIGLIFIAVVYLFFNRIVLQPIALVAQALTDESRNKVNIQIPRLCTTETQSLVDAFSEMRRQVNSRQTELEHQALHDSLTSLPNRALINDRLEQAVKSTRRSGGSFALIMMDLDRFKEINDTLGHQAGDEVLCQISKRLNKTLRDSDTVARLGGDEFAILLPTADGEQATHIADKITTMMEQPLQIKEHKLYVGGSLGIALFPDHANDSESLLQRADVAMYLAKRSNSGYAFTTQIMMSTAYRVSRL; encoded by the coding sequence TTGAGCACACCCAATAAAAAAATGCTCTACAGCCTGCGCCAGATTTACCTGGGCTTTGCCGCACTGATTGGCCTGGGTGTGGTTGTTCTGGTATGGGGCGCTCAGATCTATGTGCTTAATGCGGGTGAGAGCAGCACGGCCAACATCAATACCCGTGACGCGCTGTTGCAGCATAGCCGTCAGATCAAACGGACGCTGTGGGAAGCATATGCGGGTGTTGATGCCTATCTTCTAAAACCAACACCTCAGTTTCACCAACAGGTAACCGACAATCTTGCCAGCGCCAAGAAACACACCGACCTACTGGCGACAGTTCCCCCGATACACGAACTCAATCCAGCGGCTATCGCACTAACGATCAGCAGCGAACTCTCATCACTGCAGAACCATGCCAACCAGCTACTTGCACTTCGCACCAATGGCGAAGCACTCTACCCGAGCTTTAAATTAATTCGAGATGTGCTGCGCATCGAGAACATCAAATTCACAACCACACTTTCCACTACCATCGACGAGCTGAATGCTAGCTACATACATAAGGATGGCTATCAGCTGTTTTTACGACTCAATCACAACTGGACCCAACTAACCTCAAGCTTTCATCTCTACCTGGCCAATCGTCTCTCTGGCTTTAACGAACCGGGACTTGTCGGTCAGGCAACCGACGTTGATGAACTCTATCAACAGTTATCGCGAACGCTCTATCAGATTCGCGAATTTGATCGCACCTACAGAATCGACCTCATCAATTCAAGTACCCTTGACGACATCGAAGAGTCCGCCATGAACTGGTACCGCAGCTTCGAGGAGATCAAACATATCCATGCGGGCAACTACTGGCGTAGCGACATCCCTCTGCTTGAAAATCATTTCCGTCCACTCTTTAACAACATCGTGAAAAAGCTCCACGACTTTGATCGCCAGATCGACGCATCTGCGGCTTACGATGTCGGCGCACTCTCCAATGTCGCAGATAATATCGGTAACACACTCTGGGCGATGACAATGATTGGCCTGATTTTTATCGCCGTGGTCTACCTGTTTTTTAATCGCATCGTGTTGCAACCTATCGCTCTGGTTGCACAGGCGCTCACCGACGAGAGCCGAAACAAGGTCAACATTCAGATTCCCAGACTCTGCACAACAGAGACCCAGAGCCTGGTGGACGCCTTCTCCGAAATGCGCCGCCAGGTCAATTCGCGACAGACCGAGCTTGAACACCAGGCACTACACGATTCACTCACCAGCCTCCCCAACCGCGCCCTGATTAACGACCGCCTTGAGCAGGCAGTTAAATCAACCCGACGCAGCGGCGGCAGTTTTGCCCTGATTATGATGGACCTTGATCGCTTCAAGGAGATCAACGACACACTGGGACATCAGGCAGGTGATGAAGTCCTCTGCCAGATCAGCAAACGTCTCAATAAAACCCTACGAGATTCTGATACCGTGGCACGCCTGGGCGGTGATGAGTTTGCCATCCTGCTACCTACCGCAGACGGAGAACAGGCAACCCACATTGCCGACAAGATCACCACCATGATGGAGCAGCCCCTGCAGATAAAAGAGCACAAGCTCTATGTCGGCGGAAGCCTTGGTATCGCGCTCTTCCCTGATCACGCCAACGATAGCGAATCACTGCTACAACGTGCAGATGTGGCCATGTATCTCGCCAAACGATCGAATAGCGGTTACGCCTTCACAACTCAGATAATGATGAGTACAGCGTACAGAGTCTCTCGCTTGTGA
- the gltB gene encoding glutamate synthase large subunit, which translates to MNKLDEKSTGLYCPSFEKDNCGFGLIAHMDGKPSHKLVTTAIGALARLTHRGAVAADGKSGDGCGLLMKKPDSFLRAVAAESDINLSTLYAAGMVFLSTDASLATKARQQLETELTAEGLSVAGWRMVPTDSSACGEEALKSLPVIEQIFINAPDSMDETQFERHLYIARRRSEKTIQENDEVFYLPTLSSRVISYKGLVMPANLPIFYQDLNDERLESATCVFHQRFSTNTWPQWRLAQPFRYLAHNGEINTVQGNRNWSVARGHKFETPLLPMEDVRPLVSMSGSDSNSLDNMLEALLAGGMEVFRAMRLLIPPAWQNIETMDADLRAFYEYNSMHMEPWDGPAGVVLTDGRYAACSLDRNGLRPARYVITKDRHITLASEIGVYDYNPEDVVEKGRLKPGQMIAADTETGELLRPEDIDSRLKGAQPYKAWLQQFTKRLESSLTEEEDGAQSITQDQFAVYEKLFQVSFEERDQILRVLAEAGMEATGSMGDDTPLPVLSTQLRSPYDYFRQQFAQVTNPPIDSIREKVVMSLETLFGREQNMFEETPEHAARLLVNSPVLSHSKFRQLLALDGDNYANERLDLNYSVDGNLQDAIESLCDAAVAAIKAGKVILVLSDRDVTAGKLPIHALLATGAVHHRLIAEGLRCDANIVVESGTARDPHHFATLIGFGATAIYPYLAYECLLDMQRTGEITDTNGAKLMQNYRAGINKGLYKITSKMGISTISSYRGAQLFESVGLHNEVVDLCFKGTTNRIQGSNFADLEVDLRKLSKLAWNPRKQSVQGGLLKYIHGGEEHAYNPDVVQLMQKAVQSGDNSDWEAYANCVNDRAKPISLRDLLKLRSGTNAISIDEVESVDSIYKRFDSAAMSLGALSPEAHETLAEAMNRLGARSNSGEGGEDPVRYGTEKRSKIKQIASGRFGVTPHYLSSAEVLQIKVAQGAKPGEGGQLPGHKVNDLIATLRYCKPGVGLISPPPHHDIYSIEDLAQLIYDLKQVNPDALVSVKLVAEAGVGTIAAGVAKAYADLITISGYDGGTGASPMTSVKYAGSPWELGLTETHQILRANDLRDKVRVQTDGGLKTGLDVIKAAILGAESFGFGTGPMVAMGCKYLRICHLNNCATGIATQDNVLRRDHFIGKVEMVMNYFRFIANEAREIMAQLGVRNINELIGRTDLLEIAGAITDKQARLDLSPILSDGGVAADKPQYCTSPKNEPFDKGELAEQMVNDTLLAIENKSGGEFSYEVQNIHRSIGARLSGEIAKRHGNLGMDDAPITIKLTGTAGQSFGVWNAGGLNLELEGDANDYVGKGMAGGKVSISIPAGSNFKSNETTIIGNTCLYGATGGKLFAAGTAGERFGVRNSGAVTVVEGVGDHCCEYMTGGVVTVLGETGLNFGAGMTGGFSYVLDEKNCFVDNYNHELIDIQRVCTETTEAHRNYLRGLIEEFVEATGSEWGQHILDNFTDMAAKFWLVKPKAADLETLLEDLRRAAA; encoded by the coding sequence GTGAATAAATTAGACGAGAAATCGACCGGGCTCTACTGCCCCAGCTTCGAAAAAGACAACTGCGGCTTCGGCCTTATCGCCCATATGGACGGTAAACCGAGCCACAAACTGGTCACGACCGCCATCGGCGCGCTGGCCCGCCTCACCCACCGTGGCGCTGTTGCCGCTGACGGTAAGAGCGGTGATGGTTGCGGCCTGTTGATGAAAAAACCCGACAGCTTCCTGCGTGCCGTGGCTGCCGAGAGCGACATCAACCTCAGCACTCTCTACGCCGCTGGCATGGTCTTTCTCAGCACCGACGCCTCACTCGCCACCAAGGCGCGCCAGCAACTCGAAACTGAGCTGACTGCCGAGGGACTGAGTGTCGCCGGTTGGCGTATGGTTCCCACCGACAGCTCCGCCTGTGGTGAAGAGGCACTGAAGAGCCTGCCAGTGATTGAGCAGATCTTCATCAACGCGCCCGATTCGATGGATGAGACGCAGTTCGAACGTCACCTCTACATCGCCCGCCGCCGTAGCGAAAAGACGATTCAGGAGAACGATGAGGTCTTCTACCTCCCTACGCTCTCCTCCCGCGTGATCTCTTATAAAGGTCTGGTGATGCCGGCCAACCTACCGATCTTCTACCAGGATCTCAACGATGAGCGCCTGGAATCGGCCACCTGCGTCTTTCACCAGCGTTTCTCAACCAACACCTGGCCACAGTGGCGCCTGGCTCAGCCGTTCCGCTATCTGGCGCACAACGGTGAGATCAACACCGTACAGGGCAACCGCAACTGGTCGGTCGCACGTGGTCACAAGTTTGAAACACCACTACTGCCGATGGAGGACGTCCGTCCACTGGTTTCAATGAGTGGTTCCGACTCTAATAGCCTCGACAACATGCTCGAAGCGCTGCTCGCGGGTGGCATGGAAGTGTTCCGCGCCATGCGCCTGCTAATTCCACCGGCCTGGCAGAACATTGAGACGATGGATGCCGATCTGCGTGCTTTCTATGAGTACAACTCGATGCACATGGAGCCGTGGGACGGTCCAGCAGGTGTGGTACTGACCGATGGTCGTTACGCGGCCTGCTCACTCGATCGCAATGGCCTGCGCCCTGCGCGCTACGTGATCACCAAGGATCGTCACATCACCCTCGCCTCAGAGATCGGTGTATACGACTACAACCCCGAGGATGTGGTTGAAAAAGGCCGCCTCAAGCCGGGACAGATGATTGCTGCCGATACCGAAACCGGCGAGTTACTGCGCCCTGAAGATATCGACAGCCGTCTCAAGGGTGCACAGCCTTATAAAGCGTGGCTACAGCAGTTCACCAAGCGCCTTGAGTCGAGCCTCACCGAAGAGGAGGATGGTGCACAGTCGATCACCCAGGATCAGTTCGCTGTCTATGAGAAGCTCTTCCAGGTGAGCTTTGAAGAGCGCGATCAAATCCTGCGCGTGCTTGCCGAGGCAGGCATGGAGGCGACCGGCTCAATGGGTGACGACACCCCACTGCCGGTCCTCTCCACGCAACTCCGCTCGCCCTACGACTACTTCCGCCAGCAGTTTGCCCAGGTCACCAACCCACCGATCGACTCGATCCGTGAAAAGGTGGTGATGTCACTGGAGACGCTGTTCGGTCGTGAACAGAACATGTTTGAAGAGACCCCCGAGCACGCCGCACGTCTGTTGGTGAACTCCCCGGTCCTCTCTCACAGCAAGTTCCGTCAGCTGCTAGCTCTCGATGGCGACAACTACGCCAATGAACGTCTTGATCTCAACTACTCTGTCGACGGCAATCTTCAGGATGCCATCGAGTCACTCTGTGATGCTGCAGTTGCAGCGATCAAGGCTGGCAAGGTGATCCTAGTCCTCTCAGACCGTGACGTGACCGCTGGCAAACTACCAATCCACGCCCTACTCGCGACCGGTGCGGTACACCACCGCTTGATCGCAGAGGGGCTACGCTGCGATGCCAACATCGTGGTCGAGAGTGGCACCGCCCGTGACCCACACCACTTCGCCACCCTGATCGGCTTCGGCGCCACTGCCATCTACCCCTACCTCGCCTACGAGTGCCTGCTCGACATGCAGCGCACTGGCGAGATCACCGATACCAACGGTGCCAAGCTGATGCAGAACTACCGTGCCGGCATCAACAAGGGGCTCTACAAGATCACCTCGAAGATGGGCATCTCCACCATCTCTAGCTACCGTGGTGCACAGCTGTTCGAATCGGTCGGCCTCCACAACGAGGTTGTCGATCTCTGCTTCAAGGGCACTACCAACCGAATTCAGGGCAGTAACTTCGCCGATCTGGAAGTCGATCTGCGTAAACTCTCCAAACTTGCCTGGAACCCACGCAAGCAGAGCGTTCAGGGCGGCCTGCTCAAGTACATCCATGGCGGTGAAGAGCACGCCTACAACCCCGATGTTGTGCAGCTGATGCAAAAGGCCGTACAGAGCGGTGATAATAGCGACTGGGAAGCCTACGCCAACTGCGTCAATGATCGCGCCAAGCCGATCTCCCTGCGCGACCTGCTCAAACTGCGCAGCGGTACCAACGCCATCTCTATCGATGAGGTTGAATCCGTAGATTCGATCTACAAGCGCTTCGATTCGGCCGCAATGTCGCTCGGCGCACTCTCACCTGAGGCACATGAAACCCTCGCTGAGGCGATGAACCGCCTTGGTGCGCGCTCGAACTCTGGCGAAGGCGGTGAAGATCCGGTCCGCTACGGCACCGAGAAGCGCTCCAAGATCAAACAGATTGCTTCCGGACGCTTTGGTGTAACCCCGCACTACCTGAGCAGCGCCGAAGTGCTGCAGATCAAGGTGGCACAGGGCGCCAAGCCCGGCGAGGGTGGACAGCTTCCAGGTCATAAGGTCAACGACCTGATCGCCACCTTGCGTTACTGCAAGCCGGGCGTTGGTCTGATCTCACCACCGCCACACCACGATATCTACTCGATCGAGGATCTGGCACAGCTGATCTACGATCTGAAGCAGGTCAATCCTGACGCACTGGTTTCAGTGAAACTGGTTGCCGAAGCTGGCGTTGGCACCATCGCCGCAGGCGTAGCCAAGGCCTATGCCGACCTGATCACCATCTCCGGTTACGACGGTGGTACCGGTGCCTCACCGATGACTTCTGTTAAATATGCAGGTTCACCCTGGGAGCTTGGTCTGACCGAGACCCACCAGATCCTGCGTGCCAACGATCTCCGCGACAAAGTGCGCGTACAGACCGATGGTGGTCTCAAGACCGGCCTCGATGTGATCAAGGCCGCCATCCTCGGCGCTGAGAGCTTCGGCTTCGGTACCGGCCCGATGGTTGCGATGGGCTGTAAATACCTGCGTATCTGCCACCTCAACAATTGTGCTACCGGTATCGCCACTCAAGACAACGTGCTGCGTCGCGACCATTTCATCGGCAAGGTAGAGATGGTGATGAACTACTTCCGTTTCATCGCCAACGAGGCTCGCGAGATCATGGCACAGCTCGGTGTGCGCAATATTAATGAGCTGATCGGTCGCACCGATCTGCTTGAGATAGCGGGTGCAATTACCGACAAGCAGGCACGACTCGACTTGAGCCCGATCCTCTCCGATGGTGGCGTTGCGGCAGACAAGCCACAGTACTGCACCTCACCGAAGAACGAGCCATTCGACAAGGGCGAACTGGCTGAGCAGATGGTCAACGACACCCTGCTGGCGATAGAGAACAAGAGTGGCGGCGAGTTCAGCTACGAGGTACAGAACATTCACCGCTCGATCGGTGCACGCCTCTCCGGTGAGATTGCCAAGCGTCACGGCAACCTCGGCATGGATGATGCGCCAATCACCATCAAGCTAACCGGCACCGCCGGACAGAGCTTCGGCGTCTGGAATGCTGGTGGTCTCAACCTCGAACTCGAAGGTGACGCCAACGACTACGTCGGTAAGGGTATGGCAGGCGGCAAGGTCTCCATCAGCATCCCTGCTGGCAGCAACTTCAAGAGCAACGAGACCACCATCATCGGCAACACCTGTCTCTATGGTGCGACCGGCGGCAAGCTGTTTGCTGCAGGCACCGCAGGCGAGCGCTTCGGCGTGCGTAACTCCGGTGCGGTCACCGTGGTTGAGGGTGTTGGCGATCACTGCTGTGAATATATGACCGGCGGCGTGGTCACCGTACTCGGTGAGACCGGACTCAACTTCGGTGCCGGCATGACCGGCGGTTTTTCCTATGTACTCGATGAGAAGAACTGCTTTGTCGACAACTACAACCATGAGCTGATCGACATCCAGCGCGTCTGCACCGAGACCACCGAGGCACATCGCAACTACCTGCGCGGACTGATTGAAGAGTTTGTTGAAGCAACTGGCAGCGAGTGGGGCCAGCACATTCTCGACAACTTCACCGATATGGCGGCCAAGTTCTGGCTGGTCAAACCGAAGGCGGCTGATCTTGAGACGCTGCTTGAGGATCTGCGCCGGGCGGCCGCATAG
- a CDS encoding FAD-dependent oxidoreductase translates to MGNNFQFVQVPRTDPEKKSADERVQEYAEIYGHFGPENAAEQADRCLGCGNPYCEWRCPVHNYIPNWLKLVAEGNIEEAAELSHRTNSLPEICGRVCPQDRLCEGACTLNTGFGAVTIGAVERYISDTAFAKGWKPNLSNVEDSGKRVAIIGAGPAGLGCADILARHGVKAVVYDRHPEIGGLLTFGIPEFKLEKGIVKRRREILEGMGIEFKLNTEVGKDIQFQEMVDGYDAVFLGMGTYDSMTGGIPGEDMEGVHVALDFLISNVNNCYDYPQDENGFVSMEGRNVVVLGGGDTAMDCTRTSIRQSAKAVTCAYRRDEANMPGSKKEVANAKEEGVQFAFNRQPVEIVGNGKVEGIKVITTALGEPDERGRRRPEPVAGSEEVIPADDVIIAYGFRPSPAPWFADFGINLDDRGRVVAPEESEFKFQTSNKKVFAGGDMVRGSDLVVTAIYEGRQAAEGILDYLEI, encoded by the coding sequence ATGGGTAACAACTTTCAATTTGTGCAGGTTCCGCGCACCGACCCCGAGAAGAAGTCGGCCGACGAGCGCGTTCAGGAGTACGCCGAGATCTACGGCCATTTTGGTCCCGAGAATGCGGCAGAACAGGCCGATCGTTGTCTCGGCTGCGGCAATCCCTACTGTGAGTGGCGCTGTCCGGTACACAACTACATTCCCAACTGGCTCAAGCTGGTTGCCGAAGGCAATATCGAAGAGGCCGCCGAGCTTTCGCACCGCACCAACTCACTGCCCGAGATCTGTGGTCGCGTCTGCCCGCAGGATCGTCTATGCGAGGGTGCCTGCACACTCAACACCGGCTTTGGTGCGGTCACCATCGGCGCTGTAGAGCGTTATATCTCCGATACCGCCTTTGCCAAGGGCTGGAAGCCGAATCTCTCTAACGTTGAAGATAGCGGTAAACGCGTTGCCATCATCGGTGCAGGTCCTGCCGGACTCGGCTGTGCCGATATTCTCGCCCGTCATGGCGTGAAGGCAGTAGTCTACGATCGTCACCCTGAGATCGGTGGCCTGCTCACCTTCGGCATTCCGGAATTCAAGCTCGAAAAGGGCATCGTCAAGCGTCGCCGTGAGATCCTTGAAGGCATGGGTATCGAGTTCAAACTCAATACCGAAGTCGGTAAAGACATTCAGTTCCAGGAAATGGTCGATGGCTATGACGCGGTCTTCCTCGGCATGGGCACCTACGACTCGATGACCGGCGGTATCCCTGGCGAGGATATGGAGGGCGTACATGTGGCGCTCGACTTCCTCATCTCCAACGTCAACAACTGCTACGACTATCCGCAGGACGAGAACGGCTTTGTCAGCATGGAAGGCCGGAATGTGGTTGTGTTGGGTGGTGGTGATACCGCAATGGACTGCACACGCACCTCAATTCGCCAAAGCGCTAAAGCCGTCACCTGTGCCTACCGCCGTGATGAAGCGAATATGCCCGGCTCGAAGAAAGAGGTCGCCAACGCCAAGGAAGAGGGCGTGCAGTTCGCCTTTAATCGCCAGCCAGTCGAGATCGTCGGCAATGGTAAGGTCGAGGGCATCAAGGTCATCACCACCGCCCTCGGCGAACCCGATGAGCGCGGCCGTCGTCGCCCAGAGCCGGTTGCCGGCTCCGAAGAGGTAATCCCTGCCGATGATGTCATCATCGCCTACGGCTTCCGCCCCAGCCCAGCCCCCTGGTTTGCCGACTTCGGCATCAACCTCGACGACCGCGGTCGTGTGGTTGCACCCGAGGAGAGCGAGTTCAAGTTCCAGACCAGTAATAAGAAGGTCTTCGCTGGTGGCGACATGGTACGCGGCTCCGATCTGGTGGTCACTGCCATCTACGAGGGCCGACAGGCCGCTGAAGGCATCCTCGACTACCTCGAGATCTGA
- the hemE gene encoding uroporphyrinogen decarboxylase — MSELKNDRFLRALLKEPVDVTPVWMMRQAGRYLPEYKATRAKAGSFMNLCMNPELACEVTIQPLERYPLDAAILFSDILTIPDAMGLQLRFAEGEGPIFDKPVRTAADVDALPVPDPEDSLKYVMDAVRTIRRELDGRVPLIGFSGSPWTLATYMVEGGTSKDFAKVKGMMFDRPDLMHKLLDTTAQSVISYLNAQVAAGAQALMIFDTWGGSLTPRDYKEFSLRYMQQIVAGLTREADGRKVPVILFTKGGGQWLEDMAATGCDGLGLDWTTDIGEARKRVGDKVALQGNMDPSVLYASPERIQKEVAAIMESYGKGSGHVFNLGHGIHQHVNPEHAGAFIEAVHKLSAPYHR, encoded by the coding sequence ATGTCAGAGCTGAAAAACGACCGCTTCCTTCGCGCCCTCCTTAAAGAGCCTGTCGATGTCACCCCCGTCTGGATGATGCGCCAGGCCGGGCGCTATCTGCCCGAGTACAAGGCGACCCGCGCCAAGGCGGGCAGCTTCATGAACCTCTGCATGAACCCGGAGCTCGCCTGTGAGGTGACCATCCAGCCACTGGAGCGCTACCCGCTCGATGCCGCAATCCTCTTCTCCGACATCCTCACCATCCCCGATGCGATGGGCCTGCAGCTGCGCTTTGCCGAGGGCGAAGGTCCGATCTTCGACAAACCCGTACGCACTGCCGCCGATGTCGATGCCCTGCCCGTTCCCGACCCGGAAGATAGCCTCAAGTATGTGATGGACGCAGTGCGCACTATTCGTCGCGAACTCGATGGTCGTGTTCCGCTGATCGGCTTCTCCGGCAGCCCCTGGACGCTCGCCACCTACATGGTCGAGGGCGGCACCTCCAAGGACTTCGCCAAGGTGAAGGGGATGATGTTCGATCGTCCCGATCTGATGCACAAGCTACTCGATACCACTGCCCAATCAGTGATCAGCTACCTGAATGCCCAGGTCGCCGCTGGCGCCCAGGCCCTGATGATCTTCGACACCTGGGGTGGCTCGCTCACCCCACGTGACTACAAGGAGTTCTCGCTGCGCTACATGCAGCAGATAGTTGCTGGACTAACTCGTGAGGCCGACGGCCGCAAGGTGCCGGTGATTCTCTTCACCAAGGGCGGCGGACAGTGGCTGGAGGATATGGCAGCCACCGGTTGCGACGGACTTGGCCTCGACTGGACCACCGATATTGGCGAGGCTCGCAAGCGCGTTGGCGACAAGGTAGCACTGCAGGGCAACATGGACCCCTCGGTTCTCTACGCCTCTCCAGAACGCATTCAAAAAGAGGTCGCTGCGATTATGGAGAGCTACGGCAAGGGCTCAGGCCATGTCTTCAACCTTGGTCACGGTATCCACCAGCACGTCAACCCTGAACATGCAGGTGCCTTTATCGAGGCAGTGCATAAACTCAGCGCCCCCTACCACCGTTAA